One stretch of Paenibacillus sp. FSL R5-0341 DNA includes these proteins:
- a CDS encoding MerR family transcriptional regulator, with translation METMTRGMLAKRTGVSMATLRYYEDSGILPAPRRSSNGYRVYTEDYLVKIKFIKDAQLLGYSLKEIQETLQLLSQEDMESETLKTLVSDRIADIQKHIDHLEQMQIHLARLLKTPEDDIHNYIQSFRVTKKEP, from the coding sequence ATGGAAACCATGACAAGAGGAATGTTGGCCAAGCGTACCGGTGTGAGTATGGCAACCCTCCGTTATTACGAGGATAGCGGGATTCTGCCTGCTCCCCGTCGTTCCTCCAACGGATACCGGGTGTATACTGAAGATTATCTTGTCAAAATTAAGTTCATTAAGGACGCCCAGCTGCTGGGTTACTCCTTAAAAGAAATACAAGAGACCCTGCAACTGCTCAGTCAGGAGGATATGGAAAGTGAGACGTTAAAAACCCTCGTTTCTGACCGAATCGCTGATATTCAGAAGCATATCGATCACCTGGAACAGATGCAGATTCATCTGGCCAGATTGCTCAAGACGCCAGAAGATGATATCCACAACTATATTCAGTCGTTCAGGGTGACAAAGAAAGAGCCGTAA
- a CDS encoding prolyl oligopeptidase family serine peptidase — MRILEWILVLVTVAVTVIMLVFPKRRAMIMGTLTALIPAVLLHGLINSFRVQMILTYIVTLVLFITLIIQLMKSYRSGRYVHSAQKSNRRSWIKMTLASILVLAFSAGSIILTWLLPAFTMPEPTGSYAIGTFSEHLVDESREETKTPEEGDKRELMINVWYPVDQEAAQGLPLEHYPSELGEAISLVFGIPSQVFSYLDTIPTHVVQGAEMSAVQSKYPVLLFSPGIRSARFQSMTMIEELVSHGYIVVGIDHPYTSARVTFPDGRVVSYEADPDFATSEELYQYNVEGIGIRAADASFVLDTLTQWNSHDPNQLLEGKLDLDQVGIMGHSYGGATTAEALAQDERFQAGLSLEGGFWGKVSTTALKQPFMYIMSGGTAKSLEPDATETEKVAYPEFKPDLDRVMTSSLNDTYYLTVDNFFHQSFTDISLISPKLFARGMTPEHNVDITRSYALAFFDRYLKGEEQPLLQGSSAQFPEVTYDATYTKIRNKQTQ, encoded by the coding sequence ATGAGAATTTTAGAATGGATTTTGGTATTGGTAACCGTAGCTGTTACAGTAATTATGCTGGTGTTTCCGAAGCGCCGGGCAATGATAATGGGGACACTCACAGCTCTGATTCCGGCAGTGCTTCTGCATGGCTTAATCAATTCATTTCGGGTGCAGATGATACTAACCTATATCGTTACACTTGTATTATTCATAACGTTAATCATTCAACTCATGAAATCATACCGCAGTGGCCGTTATGTTCACAGCGCGCAGAAATCCAACCGTCGTTCATGGATTAAGATGACGCTGGCATCGATTCTGGTTCTGGCCTTCAGTGCAGGTTCAATCATACTGACCTGGCTGTTACCTGCTTTTACAATGCCTGAACCAACCGGCTCATATGCCATTGGCACGTTCTCTGAGCACCTGGTGGATGAATCTCGTGAAGAGACCAAAACACCTGAGGAAGGAGACAAGCGTGAACTTATGATTAATGTGTGGTACCCAGTAGATCAGGAGGCCGCTCAAGGGCTGCCACTGGAGCATTACCCGAGTGAACTGGGAGAAGCGATTAGTTTGGTATTCGGCATTCCGTCTCAGGTGTTCAGTTATCTGGATACCATTCCAACACATGTGGTACAAGGAGCTGAGATGTCCGCCGTCCAGAGCAAGTATCCGGTTTTGCTATTCTCGCCGGGTATCCGTTCAGCCCGTTTTCAGAGTATGACAATGATTGAGGAGCTGGTAAGCCATGGTTACATTGTGGTGGGGATAGATCACCCGTATACGTCAGCACGAGTGACATTTCCCGATGGACGTGTAGTCTCCTATGAGGCCGACCCTGATTTTGCAACGTCAGAGGAATTGTATCAATATAATGTAGAAGGCATAGGTATCCGTGCAGCTGATGCAAGTTTTGTGCTTGATACGCTTACCCAATGGAATTCGCATGACCCGAATCAATTGCTCGAAGGCAAGCTTGATCTGGATCAAGTGGGCATCATGGGTCACTCATATGGTGGGGCAACGACAGCGGAAGCACTGGCGCAGGATGAAAGATTCCAGGCAGGACTTAGCCTGGAGGGAGGATTCTGGGGAAAAGTATCCACGACAGCCCTGAAACAGCCGTTTATGTATATCATGTCGGGTGGAACCGCCAAAAGTCTGGAACCGGATGCCACCGAAACGGAAAAAGTAGCCTATCCAGAGTTTAAGCCTGATCTGGATCGAGTGATGACAAGTAGTCTGAATGATACCTATTATCTGACGGTGGATAATTTCTTCCATCAAAGCTTTACGGATATTTCATTAATCTCACCGAAACTATTCGCCAGAGGCATGACGCCAGAACATAATGTGGATATAACAAGATCCTATGCGCTGGCATTCTTTGACCGTTATCTCAAAGGGGAAGAGCAGCCCTTGCTGCAAGGTTCTTCAGCGCAATTTCCCGAGGTCACCTATGATGCCACGTATACCAAGATCCGCAACAAACAAACGCAATAA
- a CDS encoding FixH family protein, whose product MSGQARWFTPFLVLILLVAGCSYEEQSASGEMPEMIRVKLMMPDKAKVNEEVALQIKLTQGEQPVNDADHVQFQIWNEQDEPEAPSFDQGMMSAEELESRGATKAVSKGEGIYEVKHSFQEPGVYVIQAHVTSGAMHTMPRTKVTVE is encoded by the coding sequence ATGAGCGGACAAGCTCGTTGGTTCACGCCCTTCCTGGTGCTAATCCTTTTGGTCGCTGGCTGCTCCTATGAGGAACAGTCTGCTTCCGGGGAGATGCCCGAGATGATCCGGGTGAAACTCATGATGCCGGATAAGGCGAAAGTGAATGAAGAGGTTGCCTTACAGATCAAGCTGACACAGGGAGAACAGCCTGTAAATGATGCGGATCATGTACAGTTTCAGATATGGAATGAACAGGATGAACCCGAAGCACCTTCATTCGATCAAGGAATGATGAGTGCCGAAGAGCTTGAATCTCGGGGAGCGACGAAGGCTGTGTCTAAAGGCGAGGGTATATACGAAGTGAAGCATTCGTTTCAGGAACCTGGAGTGTACGTAATTCAGGCGCATGTGACCTCAGGAGCGATGCATACCATGCCTCGAACAAAGGTAACCGTAGAATAG
- a CDS encoding disulfide oxidoreductase yields MSTSSKSERPARNVDTRLFVAWAVSVIATGGSLYFSEIKGFLPCDLCWYQRIFMYPLTILLGIAYFKDDVGITKYVLPLSFVGGGISLYHVTIQRIFSATGNAVACGKVPCYTDYLNWFGFITIPLLALIAFIIIIVMLWGIGKTPKSS; encoded by the coding sequence ATGAGTACATCATCAAAATCGGAGCGTCCAGCGAGAAATGTGGATACCCGGTTATTTGTTGCCTGGGCCGTTTCCGTTATTGCAACAGGGGGCAGTCTCTATTTCAGTGAGATCAAGGGCTTTCTTCCATGTGATCTGTGCTGGTATCAGCGCATATTCATGTATCCACTAACGATTTTGCTGGGCATTGCCTACTTTAAGGATGACGTGGGCATCACGAAATACGTGCTCCCACTTAGTTTCGTCGGTGGCGGCATTTCGTTATATCATGTAACGATCCAGCGTATTTTTTCGGCTACAGGTAATGCCGTGGCGTGCGGCAAGGTTCCATGTTATACCGACTATTTGAACTGGTTTGGATTTATCACCATTCCGCTATTGGCACTGATTGCCTTTATTATCATCATCGTGATGCTATGGGGTATCGGCAAAACACCAAAATCTTCTTGA
- a CDS encoding copper amine oxidase N-terminal domain-containing protein, which produces MKMKMKKFIAPVLSLTLLMPGIAGAASAPQTPMTMMKASVNTPAADLRANLDHLLSEHFALAVTAMAKAYDGAKDADAAYKALDQNALDMQPAIASLYGDAGAKEFERIFRAHNKYTDDLVKATKMGNQAGIKQAQANINGFVDEFSTFLSTATEGKLPKAAAKQALQVHEDLVQKVFDEYVAGDYADAYKAYREGFKEMFDVSKALSTAITTQMPEKFENTKADTKAADLRSALNHLASEHFALSALQMQEEFDGRTAASNALVTAEAGNTADFKAAIASVYGNDGANAFEKIWVTNHVNAQSDYVKAVKNNDATARAAVEKRIDGFTTEFATFLDSATAGNLPKAAGQQALTTHENQVQNVLNQYAAGNYDASYTTNREGFKVMFGVGQALGNAIVTQFNDKFQEPTTPAPAPEMTTVWMQLNSKMLKINDKTTNMDTTPVLWKNTTYIPLRFLSEGIGATVKWDKKAQQVTVMAGDDTLEFWVNNNVMEVNGVKKNVGSTVFVNKDGRTQVPLRFIAELLNWNVKWAQKDGSITLTKSM; this is translated from the coding sequence ATGAAAATGAAAATGAAGAAGTTTATCGCACCTGTACTTAGCTTGACACTGTTGATGCCGGGGATCGCTGGAGCAGCTTCCGCACCACAGACACCGATGACCATGATGAAAGCATCCGTGAACACACCTGCAGCTGACCTGAGAGCGAACCTGGACCACCTGTTGTCCGAGCACTTTGCACTCGCAGTAACGGCAATGGCTAAAGCCTATGACGGAGCTAAAGATGCAGATGCAGCCTACAAAGCACTCGACCAGAATGCACTGGATATGCAACCGGCAATCGCTTCCCTATACGGTGACGCTGGTGCCAAAGAATTCGAACGTATCTTCCGCGCTCATAATAAATACACAGATGATCTGGTGAAAGCAACCAAAATGGGCAACCAGGCTGGGATCAAACAAGCACAGGCAAACATCAACGGTTTCGTGGATGAATTCTCCACATTCCTGAGCACAGCTACCGAAGGCAAGTTGCCAAAAGCAGCAGCCAAACAGGCTCTGCAAGTACATGAAGATCTCGTGCAAAAAGTATTCGATGAGTATGTAGCTGGAGATTATGCTGATGCATACAAGGCTTACCGTGAAGGTTTCAAAGAAATGTTCGACGTAAGTAAGGCGCTCTCCACGGCCATTACTACACAAATGCCTGAGAAATTCGAAAATACCAAAGCGGATACGAAAGCAGCTGATCTGAGATCTGCACTCAACCACTTGGCTTCCGAGCACTTTGCGCTTTCGGCTCTGCAAATGCAAGAGGAGTTCGATGGACGCACAGCAGCCTCCAACGCACTGGTTACAGCTGAAGCTGGAAACACAGCTGACTTTAAAGCAGCGATTGCTTCCGTTTACGGTAACGATGGTGCCAATGCTTTCGAGAAAATTTGGGTAACGAACCACGTTAACGCACAAAGCGACTATGTAAAAGCTGTTAAAAACAACGATGCTACGGCTCGTGCAGCAGTAGAGAAACGTATTGATGGGTTTACAACTGAATTCGCTACATTCCTGGATTCGGCAACAGCTGGCAATCTGCCAAAAGCAGCAGGACAACAAGCTCTGACAACGCATGAGAATCAAGTGCAAAACGTATTGAATCAATATGCAGCAGGTAATTATGATGCTTCTTACACAACGAATCGTGAAGGCTTCAAAGTGATGTTCGGTGTAGGTCAAGCCCTGGGTAACGCGATCGTGACTCAATTCAATGACAAATTCCAAGAGCCAACAACACCTGCACCAGCGCCAGAAATGACAACGGTATGGATGCAACTGAACAGCAAAATGCTGAAAATTAACGACAAAACAACCAACATGGACACAACACCAGTACTTTGGAAAAACACAACATACATTCCACTGCGCTTCCTGAGTGAAGGTATTGGTGCAACAGTGAAATGGGACAAAAAAGCACAACAAGTAACGGTAATGGCTGGCGATGATACCCTTGAATTCTGGGTGAACAACAACGTGATGGAAGTGAACGGTGTGAAGAAAAACGTGGGTTCAACTGTATTTGTAAACAAAGATGGACGTACGCAAGTACCCCTGCGTTTCATTGCTGAACTTCTGAACTGGAACGTGAAATGGGCACAAAAAGATGGTTCCATTACGCTGACTAAATCCATGTAA
- a CDS encoding WXG100 family type VII secretion target: MNQRIDLSPEELQQLAGEFNKASQNGQDILAQLKTMIDQSEGQWEGERQREFLGRMNDSMTNIGHYLRGLQETSISLQQTATRFRETDQSR, translated from the coding sequence ATGAACCAACGCATTGATCTGTCCCCAGAAGAACTGCAACAACTGGCAGGTGAGTTCAACAAGGCATCGCAAAATGGACAAGATATTCTTGCCCAACTCAAAACGATGATTGATCAGTCTGAGGGGCAGTGGGAAGGCGAACGTCAGCGGGAGTTTCTCGGGCGTATGAATGACAGCATGACAAACATCGGTCATTATTTGCGCGGTTTACAGGAAACCAGCATCAGTCTTCAGCAGACAGCGACGCGTTTCCGCGAAACGGATCAGTCACGTTAG
- a CDS encoding DUF4176 domain-containing protein, with product MDKETSTLLPNGSVIRLKEGTKKLVIYGRKQMLMTEPPRQFDYIGCLYPEGYINPDYTYVFNHEDIEEIIFRGYVDQEEETFAAELERK from the coding sequence ATGGACAAAGAAACATCTACCTTACTGCCCAATGGGTCTGTTATTCGCTTAAAAGAAGGCACCAAAAAGCTTGTCATCTATGGACGCAAGCAGATGTTGATGACAGAACCACCCCGTCAATTTGATTATATTGGCTGTCTATACCCTGAAGGCTACATTAATCCGGATTATACGTATGTATTCAATCATGAAGATATCGAAGAGATCATTTTCAGAGGATACGTGGATCAAGAGGAAGAGACATTTGCGGCGGAACTGGAGCGTAAGTAA